One Coregonus clupeaformis isolate EN_2021a chromosome 33, ASM2061545v1, whole genome shotgun sequence DNA window includes the following coding sequences:
- the LOC121548604 gene encoding leucine-rich repeat transmembrane protein FLRT2-like, which produces MEFQAGLWNKDWGSFLRFWLTVILSLNVHFSHPATSCPEECRCDKTFVYCNERSLTSVPLGVTEGYKILYLHNNQINNAGFPLELHNVASVETVYLYGNQLDEFPINLPKNIRVLHLQENNIQTISRAALAQLPRLEELHLDDNSISTVGVEEGAFREAVSLKLLFLTKNHLSSVPIGLPEDLTELRLDENRIAVIAEEAFQNVTRLQRLLLDGNLLTDEGVAPGTFQELSNLQELALARNSLTFPPPLLPTHSLVKLSLQDNQMDQIPVTAFSGLQRLERLDISNNQLQTLTQGVFDGLVSLRQLTVRNNPWRCDCTVKWVVVWLKSLPASINVRGSMCQSPERVRGMAIRELTLDAIQCPAGTDLQPDLWPTLRSTPPHPQLPTTTTTLITSSMTSSIPTSTTSSYPTSPSPPPALPPHPAGPLPPYEDPLRISFHVVNASCIEVSWASYFTVTAYKVTWVKMGQSLMNDVSRERTVSGDRRKLSLTNLEPRSVYRVCVYVLDTLNSYRPGEDTICSEARTKSASSSSNNNKAMGSEEAQQDANSPLLLAGVIGGAVLVILVTLLSLFCWHMHKKSRSESSKWKYNRGRRKDDYCEAGTKKDNSILEMTETSFQIVSLNNEQLLKGDFRIQPIYTPNGGIGFRDCHLSNNSLAYCKSSNVPSTEVCHT; this is translated from the coding sequence ATGGAGTTTCAGGCCGGGCTGTGGAATAAAGATTGGGGTTCATTTCTGCGTTTCTGGTTAACGGTCATCCTGAGCCTCAACGTGCACTTCAGCCACCCCGCCACCTCGTGCCCAGAGGAGTGCCGCTGCGACAAAACGTTTGTTTACTGCAATGAGCGGAGCCTGACGTCGGTGCCTCTGGGGGTAACGGAGGGCTACAAGATCCTCTACCTCCACAACAACCAGATCAACAATGCAGGGTTCCCATTGGAACTACACAATGTGGCCTCCGTGGAGACAGTGTATCTCTATGGCAACCAGCTGGACGAGTTCCCCATCAACCTGCCCAAGAACATCCGGgtgctccacctgcaggagaacAACATCCAGACCATCTCCAGGGCTGCCTTGGCTCAGCTGCCCCGCCTAGAGGAGCTCCACCTGGACGATAACTCCATCTCTACGgttggggtggaggagggggcgTTCCGGGAGGCTGTCAGCCTCAAGCTGCTCTTCCTCACCAAGAATCACCTGAGCAGTGTCCCCATTGGTCTCCCAGAGGACCTCACAGAGCTGCGATTGGACGAGAACCGTATCGCCGTCATCGCTGAGGAGGCGTTCCAGAACGTGACTCGGCTACAGCGCCTCCTGTTGGATGGCAACTTGTTGACGGATGAGGGCGTGGCCCCGGGGACGTTCCAGGAGCTGTCCAACCTCCAGGAGCTGGCGCTGGCCCGTAACTCTCTGACGTTCCCCCCGCCCCTCCTCCCGACGCACTCCCTGGTCAAGCTCAGCCTGCAGGATAATCAGATGGACCAGATCCCAGTGACGGCATTCTCAGGCCTTCAGAGGCTTGAGAGACTGGATATCTCCAACAACCAGCTGCAGACGCTGACACAGGGGGTCTTTGACGGCCTCGTCAGCCTCAGACAGCTCACTGTTCGCAACAACCCGTGGCGCTGCGACTGCACCGTCAAATGGGTGGTGGTGTGGCTCAAGTCATTACCAGCCTCCATCAACGTGCGCGGTTCAATGTGCCAGAGCCCCGAGAGGGTGCGCGGCATGGCAATCAGAGAACTCACCCTGGATGCTATCCAGTGCCCAGCTGGGACGGACCTCCAGCCCGACCTCTGGCCTACACTGCGCTCCACGCCCCCGCACCCCCAactacccaccaccaccaccaccctcatTACCTCCTCCATGACCAGCTCTATTCCCACCTCCACAACCTCCTCCTACCCCACatcaccctcccctccccctgcccTGCCTCCCCACCCCGCTGGCCCCCTGCCCCCCTATGAGGACCCCCTACGGATATCCTTCCACGTGGTCAATGCCTCCTGCATCGAGGTGAGCTGGGCTTCCTACTTCACCGTCACGGCCTACAAGGTGACCTGGGTCAAGATGGGCCAGAGCCTGATGAACGACGTCAGCCGCGAGAGGACGGTGAGTGGGGATAGGCGGAAGCTTAGCCTGACCAACCTGGAGCCCAGGTCTGTTTACCGGGTCTGTGTTTATGTGCTGGACACCCTCAACTCCTACCGCCCAGGGGAGGATACAATATGCTCAGAGGCCAGGACCAAGTCGGCCTCGTCCAGCTCCAATAACAACAAGGCCATGGGGTCGGAGGAAGCTCAACAGGACGCCAACTCCCCACTCCTTTTGGCCGGGGTGATAGGCGGGGCCGTCCTTGTCATCCTGGTAACGCTGCTGAGCCTGTTTTGTTGGCACATGCACAAGAAGAGCCGCTCTGAGTCGTCCAAGTGGAAATACAACCGGGGAAGGAGAAAAGACGACTACTGCGAGGCAGGGACCAAAAAGGATAACTCTATACTGGAAATGACTGAGACCAGCTTTCAGATAGTCTCGCTGAACAATGAGCAACTTTTGAAAGGGGATTTCAGGATTCAGCCCATCTACACACCCAATGGAGGCATCGGCTTCAGAGACTGCCACCTCAGTAACAATAGCTTAGCCTACTGCAAGAGCAGCAACGTTCCCAGCACCGAGGTCTGCCACACGTGA